The following DNA comes from Euryarchaeota archaeon.
CGCGAACCCGAGTTCGGCGGCCGTCTCGAAGGCTGCCGCCTTCACCATCGACCCGATGACCGACCTACGCCAGGCGACGGACGTCATCATCAAGAACCTCGCCGCCGGATCCAGGCACTGAGGGGCGCTCGCCTTGACGAAAGGACGGAATGTCCCGGGAAGCCCCCGGACGATCCTTCTCCGCGCCAAACATTCGCCGGAGGGTTTCGAGAACCTGACGATAACCTACGTGGATCGTGGCGCCGTGGGAGACGTGAAGACGGTGCAGGGTCGAGACGTCGTGGACATTGAGCGTGGACTTCTGGAGTTGAAGACTGGAGCGCGCATCCCAATGCACCGTATCGTGAAGATACGCGACGGCGGGCACCTGCTCTTCCTTCGGCGGGCCCGGTGAGGGATGCACCTGCATCAGCCTGCGAACCCGCCGATGGGACGATTTTTATAGAAGCCGGTCGGATATGCGGACAATGTCGGCAAGTCACGGGCGCGTCATCCTTTTCGTGGAGCCCCCATGACGCACATCCCCGGGCGCGAGGGCGAAGCCGAAGAAGAGGTCGTGGGTGGGCGAAAGGGCAAGGCCCTCGTCCGCGACTACATGACGAAGGCCGTCGTGAGCATGTCGCCAGATGTCACCATCTCGGACGCGATCCCGTTGATCGTGCAACAGGGCCATGTCGGGCTTCCGGTCGCCGATGGACGGAAGTTGATCGGCTTCGTCACACCGAAGGAGATCTTGAGGAACGTGGCCCACCTCGACAAGCGGGTGCGGGACATCATCGCCCCCGGGACAGTGGTCGCCCACCCCGACATGGACCTTGCCGATGCCGCGCGGATACTTTTCCGGGTGGGTGTGAAGGAACTTCCCGTCGTCGACGACGAAGGTTTCCTCGTCGGGATCATCTCGACGACCGACATCATCCGGAGCCACATCGAACGCGTGACGCCCACGAAACTTGAAAAGCTGAAAGAGACGCTCGAAAGCCTTTACAACATCACCATCCGCATCAATCGGCGCGTCGTGGAGATAAACGGCTTCCTGCCGACCCAGAAGAGGATATTCGCCGACGAACTCGAAGGGCGGATGCGCGAACTCAAGCGCGGGTTGGCCGAGCCCATACTTCTCATCTGGAAGAAGCCCCAACCGATCCTCGTCGATGGCCACCACCGTGTGGTCGCCGCGCAGCGGCTCGGGATAAAACGACTCGATGCTTTCATCCTAGAGTTCGACGAGGACATCGAACTGGGTCTTGAAAGGAACGCGCGCTCATCCGGCCTCAATTCGATGGCGGATGTGGAGATCAACGATTTCGGGCAGCACCCGCTGGTCGAGATCACGACACGCTTCCTCAAGGACGAGAAGGAGAACCGGTGACCTCCCTACAACCAAAACGCCTTGTTGCGATAATACGCGGGGTGCTTTCCGGGGTGAAGTTCGCTCCACCGCCGGTGCCTGGCGCGTAGCCGACGGAGGCTTTCGCGGGACCTCCGCATAGGGGCGTGGGGAATCCCGTCAAGCACGTCTTCGAGTCCCCACAAGTCGGTCTCCGCGAAGCGCCAGTCGATGTCGGTCTTTCGAAGATCGAAGACGCCCCACGCGACGAGCGCGCTCTTCTCGTCGACGTACGGCGCGTAGTAGCTGCACGCAAGATGGTAGGCGCTCGCGTAGACGGGTTTTCTCCCGTCGAGGCCAGGGTCTCGGGAGAGGCCGACGGAGCCCCACTTGCCGCCGGTCTTGAAAAGGGCGACGCCGTGGTTGAGATCGTCCTCGGAAAGAAGATCGAGAAGGAGCGGCGCATGGCCTTGTGATTCGAGGATGGCGGCTGCGGCGAGAGCGCCTTCGATGCAATCGGCGTTCCCGTCCCGGACGACGCGGCGAAAGGAGCGCATGGCCTCGGCATCGCCCCCATAATCGTACGAAAGCGTCCGCAGCCACCTCTGGATCTTCAGGGGCGTCGATAGGCGCTTGATGAGCCGCCGCTCCGCGGCGTTGAAGGGGCTGGCCACGCGGGTACTACGGCGCAGGTGACGATAAGCGGAACTAGTCGATTGCGCGTCGAGCGTAGTGGCGGGGACCTTCGGGTCGTAGTGGAGAGTGGCCCGAACCAGGTCCGCGCCGGGGAGAAGAGTACGATTCCGTGGGACGCCGTTTGGCCGCGGTTGTTGCCGGCTCATAGGCGGGAAATCCGCGCATGTCGAGCCATCGCCGCGGGGCCAGCTCTTCTCGAATCGGATTGGCGTATTGCCAGCCCCCGCCCGTCCAGGGCGTCGGTCTTGGCGTCCCACGAGAATTTCAGATTCCAGAAACGTTTTCTATTTCCGTCACTTCTCCGGATATCACGCTCCCGCTCCGTTGCAAGTACATGTTCTGCTTGCGAATGAATAAACCTTTCCGCTTCTTTCCGGGGAACACCGACAAAGTGTTCATTTGTGGCTTGCGGAAATCGTATGCCGAACACGAGAGGCCATGTTTCCTTCCTTCGGACGCGATGAATAGAAATAAGGGAAGCACGTAGCGCGGTCCGCGCGATGCGACAGCGGGGAAGGACAAGATCCGCCCGCCAGGGAATGTAGGCCAAGGCCCGAACCCGAAACCGGCGCGACGCGCGATGTGAAAGAATGTCGAAAAGCTTCTACTCGTACATAGGCGAACTCTGGCACAAACCCCGCGCCGGAACGCTACGCGCATTGACCTTCGAACGCCTCGTCGAATGGCGAAGACAGCCCGTCGTCACCCGTGTCGAGCGGCCGACAAGGCTCGACCGGGCGCGGGCCCTCGGTTACAAGGCGAAGCAGGGCTACGTGATGGTGCGCACCCGTGTGCGCCGCGGCTCGCTCAGGAAGAAACGCCACCAGCGCGGCAGGAAACCCTCGAACGCCGGTGTCTTGAAGATCACGATGGGGAAATCCATCCAAAGGATCGCCGAGGAGCGGGTCTCGCGCAAGTACCCGAACCTCGAGGTCCTCAACTCGTATTGGGTCGGAGAGGACGGGCGCCACAAGTTCTACGAGGTCATACTCGTGGACCCACAGCACCCCGTCATCATCAACGACCCAAAGATCAACTGGATCTGCGACCCCTCGAGCCACAACCGCGTATTGCGGGGAAAGACGTCGGCCGGCCAGAAGGGCAGGGGCCTACGCGTTCGCGGCAAGGGCGGCGAGCACGTGCGGCCGTCCATCCGGGCGACGGGAAAAGGCAAGTAACGGGACATCCGGGGGGCAGCGCGCCCCCCTCGATCATTTTCTCCATGCAAGCCTTCCACCATTTCACCATCCGGACCTTTTGCCACGCGACGGAGAGCATGGCCTCGGTGAGGACGGCGCTTTCCGCGCTCGCGGGAGACGAGGAACCGTCGGTGACGACAATGGAGGGACACCACGGGAACCCCATAGTCCAATTGGAGGTCCGCCTCGAACACACGGCGCAAGTAAGACCGTTCTGGACGAGGCTTCTCTCCGACGAGGCTGTACGCGAAAAACTCGCGGCGGAGGTCGAGAGGCGCCTCGACGATTCACTCAATTTCTACGTCCGCTTCGACAAGCAGACCGCCTTCGCAGGGCGTTTGGTGCTCGGCGACGGCGACGACACCATCCAATGCCGGGGCAAGGTCAAGGTGTACCCGGCCCATCGGGAGGACGCGGAACGTCTCCTCAAAGCGGCCCTCGCCGGCGATTAATCCACCAAATCAGTTAATAACCAGTTTCTCCTTGGAATAGTGAGGATCTACAGTTGGCCGAAGAAGCCGCTCTGCCGAAGAAGAAAGGGTTCTTGCCGAAGTTCGGCGGGTCGAAGGCCGGCGCCTCACCTGTCGCTTCGAAGCCCAAGAAGAGCCTGCTTCCGGCATTCGGGAAAAAGAGGGCTACCGCCGACACACCGCCCGCCGAGACGGAAGAAGTCGAGTTCATGGAACTTGACGCCGAAAGGCCCGAGGTGCAGGGAGACGCAACGAGAGAAGCAGGCCCGTCGCCCTCCGACGCGCCCGAACCCCTAGGGGAGACACCGGCCGTCACCGGGGAATCGTTGATCGACGAGGCCGATGAGACGGCGGATAGAGAGATCACCATAGAACTCCCGGAAGGGGAGGAAACGCAGGGACAGGACCCCATCGAAGAGCCAGCGCCTCCCCGGCGCGCGATGCAGTTTCCGAAGATCCACTTCGGCGGCGCCAAGGGGAAGAAAGTGCGCGAAGAGGCTATCGTGGCAAGTGAATCGGACGCTCCGCCGGTCGAGAGGAAAGCGAAGCAGCCCCGTCGGCTCCCGTCATTGAAGCCTAAACTCGGGTTCGGCAAGAAGGGACCGGCTTCCTCATCGGATGAACCCCGCACGATGGTGATACCCGGAGAGCCCCGGCGCGAGGACGCAGAGACACCCGGCACGTCCTCGGGTGCCGTCCCGGCCAACAAGAAGATGGAGCTTCCATCGATGAAGCTCCCGTTCAAGTTGGGCAAGAAAAAAGAAGCCGCGCCGACGCCCGAGCCCGCGGCACCCTCGCCCGGACCGATCACCCAGCCGCCGGACGCGTCTACCGACGATCAGACCGAGGCCCCCAAGGACCAGGCCGGATCCATGACGGTCGTCGAGGAGACAAAGACCCTCGATACTCCCGAAGTCGCGGCTGAAAGCACGGCCGCCGCGACGGTGGAACCCACGATGTCGGTCCTTGAGACATCCATTGAGAGCGTCGATGAGCCGCCACCGCGGCCGAGACGCACCTACGATTACGAGGCGATACACACTCGGATAGACGAGATCCTCAAGGTCCGGGAGTACCACGGGTTGCCGCCGGGCGTTCCCAAGGACGCCCCCGCGCCGGCGAATGACAGGCAACAGGCCAAGTCACCGGTGCCATCGGGTCCGCCCCCGTCGTTTTCCAAACGGAACGCCACGGCCGGGAAAGGCCGGTCGTCGAGCGAACCCGTCGACGATCGGGTCGACCGTGTCCTTAGGGAAAAGGGGAAGCTTCCCTCCAAGAGGCAGGGTCACTGACGGGCGCGCGCCGCGGTCCCGTTCACGCGGCCGCCTTCGGACTCCGAAGCCGATCCAGGATGATCTTGGCATCTTCGCTTTCGCGCAGTATCCTATCACGGATGTTGCGGGCCTGCCGAAGGGCCGCCTCGTCCCGGTAGAAGCGCGCGCCCCGCAGCTTCTTCGACCCGGGGATGTGATCCACGTAGACGGCGTACTTGTCGTCGTAGATCCCCATATCATGCAACAGGTCCGGCGTGAGATTGTGCGCGAGGGCGATCTTCACGTTGATACCGCCTTCCAATTGAGCCCTTATGAGCTCCTGCGCTTCCGGCGTTATCTCCTTGATGTCGTCGAGGATGAAGACCCGCGTGACCTCGACGCCGCGTTTCGTCGCCGCGAAATTCTCCTGGAGGTACTCCTTCCCGCCGCCTGAGAACCAGAAATCGGATAGTGCTACGAACACGGTCCCGAAGACGCTGGTCCTGCTCTCCGCGAAATTGCGCTTCACATGGCCATAGACGTCTTTGGCGGCGGCCTCCAACTGCCCCTCCTCGAGGCGCGTCACTTCCGCGGCGCAGTTGTTTATCGCGTCTCGGGCCCTGTCGAGGAAGAATTGGTCGCCGCTACGGGCGACGTCCGAATAGCCGGAGATGATGCGAGGCATCGTCGTGAGGAGGAAATTGTCCTTCATGGATTCGCGCTGGAGACCGACCGCTACGCCTAGGTCCTCCTTCGCCGCGACGAGCTGGAACCGGAGTTCCACGATCATGATTATGGTGGCGGTCGCGAGCGAGACTATGAATGATGAGATCGTGTCCCTCGTGACTACCCATGCGATGACGCCGAAAATGACGGCGCCCAGCACGTCGATGACGAGGAACTTGAAGAACTCCGTGTTCTCGACGGCTCGGGCGAAGTTTCGGTCAGAGACCAAGGGCAGGGCTCCGGCTCACGCCTTTTCCAAGTGCCTTTGGATCCTCTCGAAGGTCTGCTGGATGCCTTCCTTGCTCGTGTTGAGGACGACGCACTTCGCGGCGCGCATCTCGTCGCGGAAGAATTTCTCCTGCCGCGCGTGGTCGGGTTTGAGGAGGTATGGGTTGTACCACGGCTCGTAACCGTAGGTCCCCCACTTCTCCTTCGGGCCCGCGCCCGGACGGATCATCGTCTTCCCCTCTTGGAGGATCTTGAT
Coding sequences within:
- a CDS encoding 50S ribosomal protein L15e, whose amino-acid sequence is MSKSFYSYIGELWHKPRAGTLRALTFERLVEWRRQPVVTRVERPTRLDRARALGYKAKQGYVMVRTRVRRGSLRKKRHQRGRKPSNAGVLKITMGKSIQRIAEERVSRKYPNLEVLNSYWVGEDGRHKFYEVILVDPQHPVIINDPKINWICDPSSHNRVLRGKTSAGQKGRGLRVRGKGGEHVRPSIRATGKGK
- a CDS encoding DUF504 domain-containing protein, with protein sequence MTKGRNVPGSPRTILLRAKHSPEGFENLTITYVDRGAVGDVKTVQGRDVVDIERGLLELKTGARIPMHRIVKIRDGGHLLFLRRAR
- a CDS encoding CBS domain-containing protein, encoding MTHIPGREGEAEEEVVGGRKGKALVRDYMTKAVVSMSPDVTISDAIPLIVQQGHVGLPVADGRKLIGFVTPKEILRNVAHLDKRVRDIIAPGTVVAHPDMDLADAARILFRVGVKELPVVDDEGFLVGIISTTDIIRSHIERVTPTKLEKLKETLESLYNITIRINRRVVEINGFLPTQKRIFADELEGRMRELKRGLAEPILLIWKKPQPILVDGHHRVVAAQRLGIKRLDAFILEFDEDIELGLERNARSSGLNSMADVEINDFGQHPLVEITTRFLKDEKENR